The Balaenoptera acutorostrata chromosome 2, mBalAcu1.1, whole genome shotgun sequence genomic sequence GCGATGTCGAAGCTGCCAACACCTCCCGTCTGTGGTGTGAAGAAAAGCCCTGGTCAGTGGTGCCTGGACACAGAACCTCGACGGCTGGCCCCCCGGGAACTGAGGGGTAAGGTCCCACCTGGGGCCTGTTGGAATCCTGGGCGTCCCAGCAACCCGGGCGGCCAGGCCCTGCGGCTGGGGGTGCTTCGTAAAAGACGCGCACCACGGTGTGGGTCCCCCGGAAGAGCACGGTATATTAACCGTGTCTTTCACTTTGTGATGCTGACTGTGGCGGGACGGCCCCTCCCAGGGGTGGCCAATCCCTAGAAACGGTAAACAACTGGCCCGCGAGTGCACCTTTCACGCGCAAGCCAGCCTCTACGGGGTTCGGGGCCGCTGTCCCCCTGCCCTGGTCACCCCGGGCAGCCCCCCTGCCCCGGGGCCATTCAAACTAGCCGACCCCGTGCCTGCTCACCCTGCCTGCCAGCTCCTTCCCGCGGCccacacagcccccagccctctgcctcctgacgAGATGGGGCTTCCCCGTGTGACTCACACCCTCCCATTTCCGGGGGCTCTGCGAGGATAAGCCTCTTCCCGCACGACAGGACCCGGTTAAACAGATGCCGGACCCCCGGCACCGGAGACGTTCCTCCCACACGGGTCAGGCCCAGCCCTCGACCCCGCGCCGCCCTGCCCCCGCGGCCAGTCCCCGGGGGACTCACGGGACTGGgtgcctctctcagcctcagctcCGCCACCTTGAGGTTGGACTTGTAGGTCTCGTTGTCGGGGTCCAGCTCCAGGGCCTTCCTGTAGTAGGCCACGGCCTCCGTGTGCTTGTTCAGGCTGGACAGAGCCAGGCTGCAGGAGGGACAGTGGGCGTGGAGGGCCTGGGAGGCCACCCGCCTGCCCGCCCCGCCCTGAACTGCTGGGGTTGCCATCCCTCGTCCATCCCacgtcgggggggggggggctgggaggaggcggGGCAGGCGTGGTCAGAGCTCCTCCCTGCTCAGGCTGAGCTGAATCACAGGTGTGTCCTTGGACCACACTGGAGTTTATGCTAACGAGGAGGCCTGTTTATGCTAACGAGGTGGGCTTCCAGGAAGCCTCCGGATGCGCTGCTGGCCACAAAGACCAAACTCACCCCCAACTCCCGGGGAGGGAGGCGTTAGAGACGGGTTATAAAACCCACCCCCACTGGTGACCGCCCCGTGTGCTGGGTGGGGGCGCACCCCGAACCCCACGGGACAGAAGCTCTGCCTCAGGACCCTCCCCGACCTCGCCCTTGGCGCCCCTCCATCGGCTGCTCGTCTGCATCCCTTACGATAAGCCAGAGAAGGTTAAGTGAAACGCTTTCCTGAGTCCTGTGAGCCTTCGAGGGAATCGCTGAACCCAAGGAGAAGGTCGTGGGCACCCCGACTTACAGCTGGTCGGTCAGAAGCTCAGGTGACGGCCTGGACTCGGGATTGGTGTGTGGGGTGGGGCAGCCCAGTGGGCTGGGGCCTTAACGTGCGGGGCCCGCGCTGACCCCAGGCAGACAGTGTCTGCGGGGCGGTGGGCGAGCGGCACTCACCCCATCCTGCCGTAGGCCTTGCTGTAGGACGGGTCTATGCAGATGGCCCTCTCGCAGTCCTGCACCGCCCCCGCGTAGTTCCCCAGTTTGCTGTGGGCCGCAGCTCTGGGGGAAGGCAAACCAGGGCAGTCGGGGAGCTGATTCCAGTTTCCCCGTCTGTCAGGTGGGGCAGAGGCAGCGTTGCCAAGGATGGGAGGCCCGGTGGGGCTGGACACCTGGGCTGGCGCCGGAGGATACAGCAATCTGGGTGTCGCCCTGTTCACCAGGGAAACCGAGGCTGAGGGGGCAGACGAGTGCGGCCGCTAACACCACGGACACTGGGCCACACCTGGCCGGCCACCCGGCATGGGCTCGTTATTTGGGAGAGCAGCTGAGCCATCACTAACCCACAGATCGACCGCCCCTCCCATTCCTCTGGGGACCCCGCTCAGCCTGCCCAGGCCCCCGCCGGCCCCCACCGTACCTGTTACAGAAGTAGACGGCATTGGCGGGGTTCAGCTCGATGGCTTTCCCATAGAAGTGCACGGCAGCCTCAAAGTTTTCTACTTTCATCTGTTCGTTCcctgaagagaaagggaaggaaacgTACCCTCAGCTGTTCCCCTCGGACCCCGAAGTTCTGAGATGGCGTTCTCGGCTCGCCCAGCTTCCGTGTGACAGTTCGAGACTTTGGGGGCCCAGGATGCAACGCTTAGACACAGGCTGGGTTGGTGgcgtggggtggagggtgggtctgcgtccagcacagggcctggcctaAGCCAGCCCCCGGTGTAGCAGCTGTCAGTCCTGGTTGTGGTATTTGGGAACCTAAGCCTCAGATACCATCACTTTTGCTCGTTCCTTCAGAAACAGCCCAGTGTTAATGAGATGGAATTCACATACCGTGAGACTCACCCTTTAAAAGTGTGTAACTCAgcggtttttagtatattcaaagtGGTCCAACCATTagcactaattccagaacattccattAGCCAAAATAAGCACCATCCCCATTAGCtgtcaccaccccacccccagcccctcacaACCACACATCCACTCTCTGTGTCTggatctgcctgttctggacgtttcccatcaatggaatcagacactgtgtgtccttctgtctGGCTTCTGTCCTTAAGAATCCtgttctcaaggtccatccacgttgtagcgAGTGTCAGGGCTTCTCTCCTCTGCATGGCTGAGTGACGTTCCCATGTGTGGAgggacatgtgtgtgtgtctgctcgTCAGCTGATGGGCACCTGGGCGGTTTCCACTCCTTGGCTGTTGTGCACCATGCCGCTATGAACATGCGTGCACAAGCATCTTTGTGGATGTGCGTTTGCATCCCTCCTGGGCACACCCTGgggtggaactgctgggtcacatggtcaCTCTATCTAACCGCTTGGGAAGCTGTCGGACCGCCCTCCGCAGTGGCCTCACCCTTTAATTCCTCCTGGTCAAGGGTCTGATTTCTCTGCATCTCTGCATCCGTGTAAAAGCCCCCCGGCCCCCCTCTCCAAAGGCTGGTTTGCCATCCGCTCCACAGCCCGGGACCAGCCGGCCTCCGCCCCCTGCACCCAGAGGCCAGCTGTGCGGGGCGTTCCTTACCTTCGGTTTTGAGGCGTTCTGCCTCAGCCGAGTCCTCCTCCGAAGGTGGGGTTCGCTGGGGGCTCCTCAGATCAGGTGGTATCTCCTGGCCCCAAAGCCAGGATGAGCTCTTTGAGGGGCAGCGGGAAACCGCCGACCTCCTCCCCCAAGCCCAGAAccctccccccgaccccaccCAGCCAGGGGACGCCCGAGGACAGCTGAGCCCCGGGGGGGTAACTCAGGCCCTCGAACTGAGACAGAACCACAGCCCCGCGGTGCCCGAGGCTCACCCTGCCCGCCGCAGCTGCTTCAAATATTTCGGGAAGAGTCTGGGGGAGCGCGAGGTCGCTATCCTCCACCGTCACCCCGAAAGCGGTCTCCAGGCATTGGATGGCAACTGCCAGGGGGACAGAGGTGTGCTCTGCTGAACCCAACCCCGAGCTGACGATTCTGGGGGCCAGCGCTCACGCTTCCTTTCTTGGGCGTGCTCGCTAAGGCCTCGGATGCACCAGGCGCTGCGTGCGCCCTGCAGGGCCCTATGGGTGCTGGTTCTGATTCCTCGGGCAGCGCACGATGGACCTGCCCCTCGAGCCccgaggctgggaggaggggggaagccgCCGTCCCTGCCCCACGGGGCTCAGGTGGTGACGCCAGGCCTCTCTGTGGGGTCACAATGCTGGGGCTGCCCGGGTGGGGGGCCTCGGGGGTTCGGCGCGGCCTGGTGGGCACGGAACAGCCACCTCCTGCCAGGCAGGCTAGCAGCCGGGTCTGGGCTGGgctccccacccctggcctctctccctcctttgacCGGTAGGGACACACGCACAACGAGGGGGATGGAGAACCTTTGGGAGCTGCACCCCTCCAGAAGAGGACACCTGCGAGAGGCCCAGCCTAAAGTGAGGGAGGCGGGGGACAGCCCTGCACCCGCCTGGGGCTCAGCGTCCCTACCTGTGAAACGAAGACAGGGACCAGCCTATCACTCCCACCCCATGGAGTTTCTAGGCGCTGATGCAGGTGGGGGGTTGGGCATGGGACCCGAGGCCCCGGGGGGAGGGCATGGCCCGCACGTACCTTCCAAGCTCTCCTGGGCGTCAGAGGAGAGCTCCCCATGCTGGAGCTGGTCATGCAGGAACCGGATGATGGAGTAGGCCAGACGCTTCTTGTTATCCATCTCGAGATGGGAGGAGACGAGGCCTGGGGGTTTCAGGATCTGCGGACAGAGGTCCAGGGTGTGGGGACAGGAGGGCGGGCACAGCCAAGCCTTTCCCCCTCCGCCCTCCACCTCCACTCAGCCCGCACCTCCTGCTCCAGGCCCTCCAGGCTCCCCTCACGCCCCCGCCCTGCCCTGCAGGAGCCACTTTAACTCACTGGCTAATCGTGTCTGCCTGACAACAGTGAGGCAGAAATGTTAACTCTCCGCGTTTCACAGAGGAGACACTGAGGCTGTAGGTCCAGAGCCCCTTGCCGTCCTGCCTGACTCTAACCCCAGGGTGATGCAGCCCTGGGCCCGGTGGTCATCACTCCTCAGCGGCTGGACGGGGGGCGTAGGGCTCCCCAGGGACACAGAGGGCAGGCTGCAGCCCCACCTGCTGCTCCTCCACGCTCCGGACAAAAAAACGGTCCAACAGCTTCCGAGCCCCCCGAGCCCCGAACACCCGGGGGACACGCACCGCCCACAAGGGTCAGACAGGACCACTGGGTGGACCTGAGCAGACCAAAGGCCCAGAGGGCACTGACACCCCCTCCCAGGCAGCCTCAGGGCCTCCTCTGGGTTTCTCTACAACCTGCTGTATTCCTAGGCCAGGTGTGACTCTCCCAAGGGGACACTGGTGACAGCTGTGGTCGTCACAACTTGGGGGACGGGCCCCTACAGTGCTGAGGCGAGAACCCTGGAGAAGGAGCGTGGGAAGGGCCTGTTCCCTGCGGGCCGTGACGCACCAGGCACTTCACACACAGCTCGCCCCCTGCACAGGCCCACCTCCCACGCAGaggggaaacaggctcagaggggGCACCCCACGCTTGCCCGAGGCCGTGCAGGGCTCACCCGGGAGGGTGGGATCCATGGTGCGAAGCATCTTGGTCCCCCAAACATGCCCCGCGGGGTGAACAGCCTGTGTGGCTTGGAAATCGAGGGGCGGCCTCCTGGACGAGTTATCTTTAACCCATCACTGGCCAGCGGCGGGTAAATCAAACTGGGCAGAGCAAGTCATAACCCCCAGGCTTCGCACACTGGCTGAGAGCAGGCCAGGCGCTGCCAGCACAGAGCCGCCAGGCGAGTGCAGTCAAGACACGCGATGCTGGCCGCGCTCAGAGCTGTTTCTGGTTCACAGAAAACTACATCCATCGACAACTTAAAAAAGGgagagaagtcagacacagaaggccacacagtgtgtgattccactgatgggaaatgtccagaacaggccaatccacagacacagagagtggGTTCGTGGTTGTCAAGGGCTGAGGAAGGGGTGGGGCTTCTTTtgggaatgttctggaattagtggtgatggttgcacagcactgtgaatatactaaaatctaCTAAATTTTACGGTATGCgaattatatctcaaattttaaaaagggaagaacTTAAAGCAGCTATTTTGTACAGCTGGACAGGGCATTCTGGC encodes the following:
- the SGTA gene encoding small glutamine-rich tetratricopeptide repeat-containing protein alpha, with protein sequence MDNKKRLAYSIIRFLHDQLQHGELSSDAQESLEVAIQCLETAFGVTVEDSDLALPQTLPEIFEAAAAGREIPPDLRSPQRTPPSEEDSAEAERLKTEGNEQMKVENFEAAVHFYGKAIELNPANAVYFCNRAAAHSKLGNYAGAVQDCERAICIDPSYSKAYGRMGLALSSLNKHTEAVAYYRKALELDPDNETYKSNLKVAELRLREAPSPTGGVGSFDIAGLLNNPSFMSMASNLMNNPQVQQLMSGMISGGHNPLGTPGTNPSQNDLASLIQAGQQFAQQMQQQNPELIEQLRSQIRSRTPSASSDDPRE